One Micavibrio aeruginosavorus ARL-13 genomic window carries:
- a CDS encoding metallopeptidase family protein, whose product MDRKQIIMSFSVPPSTEDLEVMAREVLDTVPEELVGFCEDMNVVVEEFPDSVVEQELELEDPYELLVLYRSGAEISPGVTKKSTDEEDTMIVYRRALLDLWCETGDDLGALLRQAIIEEIGQNFDFSEEEVEDMVGRHYQGML is encoded by the coding sequence ATGGACCGGAAGCAGATTATTATGAGTTTTTCCGTTCCGCCCTCCACGGAGGATCTGGAGGTCATGGCACGCGAAGTGCTGGACACCGTGCCGGAGGAGTTGGTCGGGTTCTGTGAAGACATGAATGTCGTGGTCGAAGAGTTCCCGGATTCTGTCGTGGAGCAGGAACTGGAACTGGAAGATCCGTATGAACTTCTGGTTCTGTATCGCAGCGGTGCGGAAATTTCGCCCGGCGTGACCAAGAAAAGCACAGACGAAGAAGACACTATGATCGTCTATCGTCGCGCCTTGCTGGATTTGTGGTGCGAAACCGGTGATGATCTGGGCGCGCTGCTGCGTCAGGCCATTATCGAAGAGATTGGCCAGAACTTCGATTTCTCGGAAGAGGAAGTGGAAGATATGGTCGGCCGCCATTATCAGGGCATGCTGTAG
- a CDS encoding RT0821/Lpp0805 family surface protein: MKNMILTLMAVAALGLAGCQTTGGQKQTWGTGLGALAGGLAGSQVGSGSGRLWATGAGVLLGGLLGSEIGASLDKADMAYAQQAQNSAMTSKVGETITWNNPQSGNSGTYTATRDGYSDSNRYCREYQQTINVGGRKETGYGTACQKPNGDWEIIN, encoded by the coding sequence ATGAAGAACATGATTTTGACATTGATGGCGGTTGCAGCGCTCGGCTTGGCCGGTTGCCAAACCACCGGTGGCCAGAAACAAACCTGGGGCACGGGCCTCGGCGCACTGGCTGGCGGTCTGGCCGGTTCCCAGGTGGGCAGCGGTTCCGGCCGTCTGTGGGCCACGGGTGCTGGCGTTCTGCTCGGCGGTCTGCTGGGCAGTGAAATCGGTGCATCGCTGGACAAGGCTGACATGGCCTATGCCCAACAGGCACAGAACAGCGCCATGACGTCCAAGGTTGGTGAGACGATCACCTGGAACAACCCGCAATCGGGTAACTCCGGTACCTACACCGCGACCCGCGATGGTTACAGCGACAGCAACCGTTATTGCCGCGAATACCAACAAACGATCAATGTTGGTGGCCGCAAGGAAACCGGCTATGGCACGGCGTGCCAGAAGCCGAACGGCGACTGGGAAATTATCAACTAA
- the hemA gene encoding 5-aminolevulinate synthase, producing MTGFDYTGFFADRITELKTEGRYRTFATLSRIAGRFPQAMYHAPDGTSREVTIWCSNDYLGMGQHPVVLNAMHEAIDACGSGAGGTRNISGTTRYHVELEATMARLHNKEAALVFTSGYTANEGALGTIGRMLPNCIIFSDALNHASMIHGMKSSGAEKAVFRHNDLAHLEELLQKADPKRPKIVAFESVYSMEGDICPMAEIIALAEKYGALTYLDEVHGVGLYGPRGAGVAEERDLMDRIDIIEGTFGKAYGLIGGYIAGRASIVDAVRSFASGFIFTTSLPPAVLAGAKASVEYLMNSSIERQRQRANVKRFKDRLTRDNLPFMQGESHIVPLVVGDSSCCKLVTDILLNDYNMYVQPINYPTVPKGTERMRLTATAAHSLDEVDAFADILRDLWEEQHVAQYAAA from the coding sequence ATGACTGGCTTTGATTACACCGGATTTTTTGCTGACCGCATCACTGAGCTGAAAACCGAAGGGCGTTACCGCACCTTCGCCACGCTGTCGCGTATCGCGGGTCGTTTTCCGCAAGCCATGTATCACGCCCCCGACGGCACATCCCGCGAAGTCACCATCTGGTGCAGCAATGATTATCTGGGCATGGGGCAACACCCCGTCGTCCTGAACGCCATGCACGAAGCCATTGATGCCTGCGGCTCTGGCGCGGGTGGCACGCGTAACATTTCCGGCACGACGCGTTATCACGTCGAACTGGAAGCCACCATGGCCCGCCTGCACAACAAGGAAGCGGCCCTTGTCTTCACATCCGGCTACACCGCGAACGAAGGGGCCCTCGGCACCATTGGCCGCATGTTGCCGAACTGCATTATTTTCTCTGACGCGCTGAACCATGCATCCATGATCCATGGCATGAAAAGCAGCGGCGCGGAGAAAGCCGTCTTCCGCCACAATGACCTGGCACACCTGGAAGAGTTGTTGCAAAAAGCCGATCCGAAACGCCCGAAAATCGTCGCCTTTGAATCCGTTTATTCAATGGAGGGTGATATTTGCCCGATGGCGGAGATCATCGCGCTGGCTGAAAAATATGGCGCACTGACCTATCTGGACGAAGTGCATGGCGTCGGCCTGTATGGCCCACGCGGCGCGGGTGTTGCCGAAGAACGCGACCTGATGGATCGCATCGATATTATCGAAGGCACGTTTGGCAAAGCCTACGGCCTGATCGGCGGTTACATCGCGGGGCGCGCCTCGATTGTTGATGCCGTGCGCTCCTTCGCCTCCGGCTTTATCTTTACCACGTCCCTGCCCCCGGCTGTTCTGGCGGGTGCGAAGGCCAGCGTGGAATATCTGATGAATTCATCCATCGAACGTCAACGCCAGCGCGCCAACGTCAAACGGTTCAAAGATCGCCTGACCCGCGACAATTTGCCGTTCATGCAGGGTGAAAGCCACATCGTGCCGTTGGTGGTGGGTGATTCAAGCTGCTGCAAGCTGGTCACGGACATTCTGCTGAACGACTACAACATGTATGTTCAGCCGATCAATTACCCGACCGTGCCCAAAGGCACCGAACGCATGCGCCTGACCGCCACCGCGGCCCACAGCCTGGACGAAGTCGACGCCTTCGCCGACATCCTGCGCGATTTGTGGGAAGAACAGCACGTGGCGCAATACGCGGCAGCGTAA
- the pdxH gene encoding pyridoxamine 5'-phosphate oxidase, translated as MDTFDNLENANQAPADPFALFSNWMAQATASEPNDPNAMALATVDGDGMPSVRMVLLKDYDQRGFVFYTNGESRKGNALTANPVAGFCIHWKSLRRQIRAEGRVERVSDAESDAYFHSRSRESQLAAAASDQSRPLDHYSALETRVKTLEELYDGTADIPRPAHWGGYRIIPTRIEFWQDGPHRMHHRVAYTRDGDDWVRSMLYP; from the coding sequence ATGGACACATTTGATAATCTGGAAAACGCCAATCAGGCTCCCGCCGATCCTTTTGCCCTGTTTTCCAACTGGATGGCACAGGCAACGGCCAGCGAACCCAACGACCCGAACGCGATGGCCCTGGCCACCGTGGACGGCGATGGCATGCCCTCGGTACGGATGGTGCTGCTCAAGGATTACGACCAACGCGGTTTCGTATTCTATACCAATGGAGAGAGCCGCAAGGGCAACGCCCTGACCGCCAACCCGGTGGCGGGATTCTGTATCCACTGGAAATCCCTGCGCCGCCAGATCCGGGCCGAAGGTCGCGTGGAGCGTGTCAGCGATGCAGAATCCGATGCCTATTTCCACAGCCGGTCGCGCGAAAGCCAATTGGCCGCCGCCGCATCCGACCAATCCCGCCCGCTGGATCATTACAGCGCACTGGAAACACGGGTAAAGACGCTGGAAGAATTGTATGACGGCACAGCGGATATTCCACGCCCCGCACATTGGGGCGGATACCGTATCATCCCGACCCGTATTGAATTTTGGCAGGACGGCCCCCACCGCATGCATCACCGCGTTGCTTACACACGCGATGGCGATGACTGGGTCCGATCCATGCTGTACCCGTAA
- the htpG gene encoding molecular chaperone HtpG, protein MTNETMNFGADVSRLLDIVAHALYSNRDVFLRELVSNAADACDRLRYESIRDPSLTSGDTTFKINVFKDTGYRCLHVQDNGIGMSRQEMIDNLGTIAKSGTRAMMEQIKSNPANDQDRLSLIGQFGVGFYASFMVAHKVEVISRRAGTAETHHWESDGRAGFTIREATADEAKKLSSGRGTLIILHVNDDASDFLIDEKLKQVIQIWSDHISVPVYLSDPAKTEIDEKPVNAGSALWMRSKQDITTEQYEEFYRHISHGLDEPVLTSHWRAEGKIEYTALLYIPTLRPWDMYDPGRKTSVRLYVKRVFISDTMDGLMYPWMRFVRGVIDSEDLPLNISREMLQMNPVIAKIRSGVAKRILSDLNKLSEDDPAAFKTFWGQFGPVLKEGLYDAVEHREGLFKIARFFSTHQEDTLTSLSDYVSRMKDGQDSIYYITGENLETLKNSPQIEGFKARGIEVLLMTDTIDDFWLQQIHDFDGKPFKSVTKGSIDLSKFEKQNKTDDKKPESEHRDTTPLLASLKDLLKDEVGDVRISSRLTDSPVCLVAAEGEVDMHMERVLKIHQKYDAQSKRILEVNEDHPLIQRLSTLAQNAGTNSPDLHDAAHLLLDQARIIQGEPIPDPANFARRMARFMERGLAA, encoded by the coding sequence ATGACAAACGAAACGATGAACTTCGGTGCCGACGTATCCCGCCTGCTGGATATCGTGGCCCATGCCTTGTATTCGAACCGCGATGTATTCTTGCGTGAATTGGTGTCCAATGCTGCCGATGCATGTGATCGCTTGCGGTATGAATCCATTCGCGACCCATCGCTGACCAGCGGTGACACCACTTTTAAAATCAACGTGTTCAAGGACACGGGATACCGCTGCCTGCATGTTCAGGATAACGGCATCGGCATGTCGCGTCAGGAAATGATCGACAACCTCGGCACCATCGCCAAATCTGGCACCCGGGCCATGATGGAACAGATTAAATCCAATCCGGCCAATGATCAGGACCGCCTGTCCTTAATCGGTCAATTCGGCGTTGGTTTCTACGCCAGCTTTATGGTCGCGCATAAGGTCGAAGTCATCAGCCGTCGCGCGGGCACAGCCGAAACACACCATTGGGAATCCGATGGCCGCGCGGGATTCACCATACGCGAAGCCACAGCAGACGAAGCCAAAAAACTGTCCAGTGGCCGCGGCACCTTGATCATTCTGCACGTCAATGACGATGCCAGCGATTTCCTGATTGATGAAAAACTGAAACAGGTTATTCAAATCTGGTCCGATCATATCAGCGTTCCTGTTTATCTGTCCGACCCGGCCAAAACGGAAATTGACGAAAAACCCGTCAATGCGGGTTCGGCCCTGTGGATGCGGTCGAAGCAGGACATCACCACCGAACAATACGAAGAATTCTACCGCCATATCAGCCACGGGCTGGATGAGCCCGTTCTGACCAGCCATTGGCGCGCGGAAGGGAAAATTGAATACACCGCCCTGCTCTATATCCCGACATTGCGCCCGTGGGATATGTATGACCCTGGTCGCAAGACATCGGTGCGCCTGTACGTTAAACGCGTCTTTATCAGCGATACGATGGACGGGTTAATGTACCCGTGGATGCGGTTCGTGCGTGGCGTGATCGACAGCGAGGATTTACCGCTGAACATCAGCCGGGAAATGCTGCAAATGAACCCGGTTATCGCCAAAATCCGCAGCGGTGTGGCCAAACGCATCCTGTCCGATCTGAACAAACTGTCCGAGGACGATCCAGCGGCCTTCAAAACCTTCTGGGGCCAGTTTGGGCCCGTGCTGAAAGAGGGATTGTACGATGCTGTTGAACATCGCGAAGGATTATTCAAAATCGCGCGATTCTTCTCCACCCATCAGGAGGATACGCTGACATCCCTGTCCGATTACGTATCGCGGATGAAGGATGGGCAAGACTCCATCTACTATATCACCGGTGAAAATCTGGAGACTTTGAAAAACAGCCCGCAGATCGAAGGGTTCAAGGCCCGCGGCATCGAAGTCCTGCTGATGACTGATACGATCGACGATTTTTGGCTGCAACAAATCCATGATTTTGATGGCAAGCCGTTCAAATCCGTGACCAAAGGCTCGATTGATCTGTCAAAATTCGAAAAACAGAACAAAACGGACGATAAAAAGCCAGAATCTGAACACCGCGACACAACGCCGTTGCTCGCCTCGCTTAAAGACCTGCTGAAAGATGAAGTGGGCGATGTGCGGATTTCGTCACGCTTGACGGACTCTCCCGTCTGTCTGGTTGCCGCCGAAGGCGAGGTGGACATGCACATGGAACGCGTCCTGAAAATTCACCAGAAATATGACGCGCAGTCCAAACGCATTCTGGAAGTGAACGAAGACCACCCGTTGATCCAACGCCTTAGCACATTGGCGCAAAATGCCGGAACCAACAGCCCGGATTTGCACGATGCTGCCCATTTGCTGCTGGATCAGGCCCGGATTATCCAAGGCGAACCCATTCCCGACCCCGCCAATTTCGCCCGCCGCATGGCGCGTTTTATGGAACGCGGATTAGCGGCGTAG
- a CDS encoding 4a-hydroxytetrahydrobiopterin dehydratase translates to MVQTKMTRDAVSTALQELEGWALATDKDALHKSFRFADFNEAWGFMARCALLAEKMNHHPEWFNVWNRVDVTLNTHDAGGITALDIKMATAMNDYAKALNT, encoded by the coding sequence ATGGTCCAAACGAAAATGACACGCGACGCTGTTTCCACTGCATTACAGGAATTGGAAGGCTGGGCTCTGGCCACGGACAAGGATGCCTTGCACAAATCCTTCCGCTTTGCCGATTTCAACGAAGCATGGGGATTTATGGCCCGCTGCGCGCTTCTGGCCGAAAAAATGAATCACCATCCCGAATGGTTCAACGTGTGGAACCGTGTGGATGTGACTTTAAACACCCATGATGCGGGTGGTATCACCGCATTGGATATCAAAATGGCGACAGCCATGAACGATTATGCGAAAGCGCTGAATACCTAA
- a CDS encoding TetR family regulator, producing the protein MAKKKAQESKKKTASKATPKGKNAPVSAIPVRTISIRDRVVHAALALAADLRWADVSLSDIARHAEIDLATLREHFMDKDDILVAYGRMVDCIVLDRFPAGTFDAETPHRDRLFDILMERFDVLNDDRDAVLSFLDSFKGDPKQAIIGLPHLGRSMEWMLAAAGVDMPGWMGAVKVTAVTGVYLYAARAWMQDDSVDLSKTMAALDRGLARIDGWAERVLGR; encoded by the coding sequence CAACCCCAAAGGGTAAAAACGCCCCGGTTTCCGCCATTCCTGTGCGCACGATCTCCATTCGGGACCGTGTGGTTCATGCGGCACTGGCGCTGGCCGCCGATCTGCGCTGGGCGGATGTCAGCCTGTCCGACATTGCCCGCCATGCCGAGATTGATCTGGCCACCTTACGCGAACACTTCATGGACAAGGACGATATTCTGGTCGCCTATGGCCGCATGGTCGATTGCATCGTGCTGGACCGTTTCCCGGCGGGCACGTTCGATGCCGAAACGCCGCACCGTGATCGCTTGTTCGATATTCTGATGGAACGGTTCGATGTACTGAACGATGACCGCGATGCGGTTTTGTCCTTCCTCGATTCATTCAAGGGCGATCCGAAACAAGCCATCATCGGCCTGCCGCACCTCGGCCGTTCGATGGAATGGATGCTGGCCGCCGCTGGCGTCGATATGCCCGGCTGGATGGGCGCGGTGAAGGTTACGGCTGTGACCGGTGTCTATCTCTACGCCGCCCGCGCCTGGATGCAGGATGACAGCGTCGATCTATCCAAAACCATGGCGGCACTGGATCGCGGTCTGGCCCGGATTGATGGCTGGGCGGAACGGGTTTTGGGGCGGTAA
- a CDS encoding thiamine pyrophosphate-dependent enzyme has protein sequence MAEIKGSGGLVLVDALHRLGARRISCVAGESYLPVLDALLDYPDIDVITCRHEGGAGFMAESWGKLTGQPGICFVTRGPGVCNASIAVHTAKQDSTPLIVFMGQVRRWERGREAFQEVDVRAVFGDLAKWAVEIDDPSRIPEIVNRAWHVATTGRPGPVVIGLPEDMLSEMTTAVQADYAVPEPIGIAPAALDKVATMIRESSRPLVILGGAGWDDAACAEFASFASAAHLPVAAAFRRHDLIDHRHACYVGELGTGPNPKLLERVKQSDLLIVVGARLDEITTQSYALIDAPVPTQKLIHIHADAAELGKVYTPTLAIQADMIPAASALAGIAFNLGGRERAGWKDDARADFTAWTDIDLANRPTFNGPDMTAIFSYLRDVLPDNAVVTTDAGNFSGWAQRYLRYRRPGRLLAPLSGAMGYAVPSAVGASIHHPDRVVLGLCGDGGFMMTGQELATAMHHGAHPVIMICNNGMYGTIRMHQERKYPGRISATTLTNPDFVALAQAYGAFTARISKTEEFAGVWEQAVNAGRVAVIEIAMDPRQLTTGAV, from the coding sequence ATGGCGGAAATCAAGGGAAGCGGCGGACTGGTTCTGGTTGATGCACTGCACCGTTTGGGCGCGCGGCGAATCTCCTGCGTGGCCGGGGAAAGCTATCTGCCGGTTCTGGATGCCCTGCTGGATTATCCCGATATAGACGTGATTACCTGTCGTCACGAGGGCGGGGCCGGGTTTATGGCCGAAAGCTGGGGCAAGCTGACCGGGCAGCCGGGTATTTGTTTTGTCACGCGCGGCCCGGGTGTGTGCAATGCGTCTATCGCCGTGCATACCGCGAAACAGGACTCAACACCGCTGATCGTCTTCATGGGCCAGGTGCGCCGTTGGGAACGCGGCCGCGAAGCGTTTCAGGAAGTGGATGTGCGCGCCGTGTTTGGCGATCTGGCCAAATGGGCAGTGGAAATTGATGACCCGTCCCGCATTCCCGAAATTGTCAACCGCGCATGGCATGTGGCCACGACGGGACGACCGGGGCCTGTGGTCATCGGCTTGCCTGAGGATATGCTGAGCGAAATGACCACGGCGGTGCAGGCGGATTATGCTGTACCGGAACCCATCGGCATCGCGCCCGCGGCATTGGATAAAGTGGCAACGATGATCCGTGAATCATCGCGCCCGCTGGTCATCCTTGGCGGGGCCGGGTGGGATGATGCGGCGTGTGCAGAATTTGCAAGCTTCGCCAGCGCCGCACATTTGCCCGTTGCGGCGGCGTTTCGTCGCCATGACCTGATCGACCACCGTCATGCGTGTTATGTCGGTGAATTGGGTACAGGACCGAACCCAAAGCTGCTGGAACGTGTCAAACAATCCGATCTGCTGATCGTTGTCGGGGCGCGGTTGGATGAAATTACGACGCAGAGTTATGCCCTGATCGATGCGCCGGTGCCAACGCAGAAATTGATTCACATTCATGCCGATGCAGCGGAATTGGGCAAGGTCTATACGCCGACACTGGCCATTCAGGCCGATATGATTCCGGCGGCCAGTGCCTTGGCGGGGATTGCCTTTAATCTGGGTGGGCGTGAACGTGCCGGGTGGAAGGATGATGCCCGTGCCGATTTCACGGCATGGACAGATATTGATCTGGCCAACCGTCCGACCTTTAACGGCCCGGATATGACGGCGATTTTCTCTTACCTACGCGATGTGTTGCCGGACAATGCGGTGGTGACCACCGATGCCGGGAACTTCAGCGGTTGGGCGCAACGATATTTACGCTATCGCCGCCCGGGGCGTTTGTTGGCCCCGTTGAGTGGTGCGATGGGCTATGCGGTGCCATCTGCGGTTGGTGCATCCATTCATCACCCGGATCGTGTGGTTCTGGGGCTGTGCGGCGATGGCGGGTTTATGATGACGGGGCAGGAACTGGCCACCGCCATGCATCACGGGGCGCATCCGGTGATTATGATTTGTAATAACGGCATGTATGGCACCATCCGCATGCACCAGGAACGCAAATACCCGGGCCGGATCAGTGCCACAACCTTGACCAACCCGGATTTTGTCGCGTTGGCACAGGCCTATGGCGCATTTACCGCGCGGATCAGCAAGACCGAAGAGTTTGCGGGCGTTTGGGAACAGGCCGTGAATGCAGGGCGCGTGGCGGTGATTGAAATCGCCATGGACCCACGGCAATTGACGACAGGCGCGGTTTAG
- a CDS encoding response regulator encodes MTYQFEKASVLVVDDMRPMLALTASLLKIFGFKNVYTAVDADEAFAIMCVNNPDLVITDWLMEPQDGIDLCNRIRTDPKCPNPYVPIVLMTGYSARVRVEQARDVGITEFLVKPFTAKDLYTRIEQLIEKPRRFVDANEFFGPDRRRRKNDEFKGPFKRGGDRQTNAPQTANDERIQTILKRLRQETKDVTGTVE; translated from the coding sequence ATGACCTACCAATTTGAAAAAGCGTCCGTTCTGGTCGTAGACGATATGCGTCCGATGCTGGCGCTGACCGCATCGCTTTTAAAAATTTTTGGATTCAAAAATGTTTATACGGCTGTCGACGCGGACGAGGCCTTTGCCATCATGTGCGTTAACAATCCCGATCTGGTCATCACCGACTGGTTGATGGAACCACAGGACGGGATTGATTTATGCAATCGTATTCGCACCGATCCCAAATGCCCCAATCCGTATGTGCCGATTGTTCTGATGACCGGGTACAGCGCCCGTGTGCGCGTGGAACAGGCACGCGATGTTGGTATAACGGAATTTTTGGTCAAGCCGTTCACGGCCAAAGACCTTTATACCCGCATTGAACAATTGATTGAAAAGCCGCGCCGTTTCGTTGATGCCAATGAATTTTTTGGCCCCGACCGCCGCCGCCGTAAAAACGATGAATTCAAGGGCCCTTTTAAACGCGGCGGTGACAGACAAACAAACGCGCCACAAACCGCGAATGACGAGCGCATTCAAACCATCCTGAAACGCTTGCGACAGGAAACAAAAGACGTCACAGGGACAGTGGAATGA
- a CDS encoding ribokinase: MLIIFGSVNMDMTLPVPSMPIRGETMVIPAYEITPGGKGANQALAAARMGVQAVLVGRVGKDVYAYETITTIRRQGVVTSGVSEDETLPTGTAVILREPDGSNRIIVANGANKALEHDQVPDEILKPTNMLLAQMEVAPEQVFTLIRRAHEKKVKILLNAAPACDIPADVLRMVDVLIVNEVEAARLADFCRLKHDNTPEGMAHALAGVTHKTCIITLGPDGSVAVLDDGSVVRVPALPIDRVVDTTGAGDAYCGTLAALLADKMNMREALRWAAVAGSLACTKKGALSAFAYSDDIRDALKNLPLV; encoded by the coding sequence ATGCTTATCATTTTCGGTTCAGTAAATATGGATATGACCCTGCCGGTGCCGTCAATGCCGATCCGCGGGGAAACCATGGTGATTCCCGCTTACGAGATCACCCCGGGGGGCAAGGGCGCGAACCAGGCGCTGGCCGCCGCGCGCATGGGGGTGCAGGCCGTGTTGGTCGGGCGTGTGGGCAAGGATGTCTATGCCTATGAAACCATCACCACCATTCGCCGTCAGGGTGTGGTGACATCCGGCGTATCCGAAGATGAAACATTGCCAACGGGCACCGCCGTGATTTTGCGTGAACCGGATGGATCAAACCGCATCATTGTGGCCAATGGCGCGAACAAGGCGTTGGAGCATGATCAGGTTCCCGACGAAATTTTAAAACCAACCAATATGCTGCTGGCGCAGATGGAAGTGGCTCCGGAACAGGTCTTCACCCTGATCCGTCGCGCGCATGAGAAGAAAGTGAAAATTCTTCTGAACGCGGCACCCGCCTGTGATATCCCGGCGGATGTTTTGCGCATGGTTGACGTCCTGATCGTGAACGAGGTCGAAGCGGCGCGTCTGGCTGATTTTTGCCGCTTGAAACACGACAACACACCCGAAGGCATGGCCCATGCGCTGGCCGGGGTAACGCATAAAACATGCATTATTACACTGGGCCCGGATGGATCGGTGGCCGTTTTGGATGATGGATCGGTTGTGCGTGTTCCGGCGTTGCCGATTGATCGCGTTGTTGATACGACCGGGGCAGGGGACGCGTATTGCGGGACGCTGGCCGCGTTGCTGGCGGATAAAATGAATATGCGTGAAGCGTTGCGCTGGGCTGCGGTTGCGGGCTCGCTCGCCTGCACGAAAAAAGGCGCATTGAGCGCCTTTGCCTATTCCGATGATATTCGTGATGCGTTGAAAAATTTGCCGCTGGTATAA